ccctctggggatcaataaagtattatcttatcCTATCCTGTTTTAAAACCCttcaataaaaatacataaaagaaGAATACAGAGTGCAGTCTATGTGCTTCTAGCAGGAAACCACACAGGCACTGCTGTGCACCCTCTCCCCCAAATAATTATATCACCTGCAGTGTTCTCCCAGCAGAAGACACAAGGGTGGGTCTAACATTGTCCAATTACTCACAAAGCACATTGAGCAGTCATCTTCCAGATAAATCTGGAGCTCCATCACAgtctaaaaatgtttatttcagcaGCTAAAAGTTGAATTCTGTTTCCTCTTTAGAGTTTCCTCTGTCCTGTCAACTTCACATCTACAGTTTTTAGTTTTGCTGCTAAACTGTGCCATGATGTTTGCAGCTGTGGCGTGTGTTTATACTCTGTGTAGTCTTTATTAACATTAATGAATTTAATACTATTATTAAACAGTTGTTACTGCGCCTCAATCATTGATCTGAGAGGTTATTGTCAATGCTCTGCTTAATAAATATCAGTGTTGGTGATGACAACGATTGAGCCATGAAGTCACCAAATCATTGTTTTGCCAGGGAATACGAGACTTCTTTTCTTGGTCCTTGGGTCATCCTGGCTGCTCTGTTTTTCACTGATCTTTTTCAGCATGGTTGTTTCttctcttaaggggcttggttCAAGATCACAGTCATAACCTGAGGACATGTCTTGCTATTTGCTaacctgtgctccctgaattaattcaaacatgtccagCACAAGAAGTGCTGATGAATACATTTGTCTGCAGGGAGCTGACCCCATCCTGTAGGGTTTGGatgtcattatttatttcttctttatttcgAACGAttaaaaaatagatgaaaatgaaaattatGCTTATCGAAATGCTAATTGAATagctatttttttaatcacctcTAAGGAGAGGTGGATCAGACAAGCGACAGTTTCTTGGAATGCTGTGTGGTCTGATTGAAAAGGAGCCTCGGTTCCCGGCTCACATAAGGTCGTGGCACACTTTCACCTCGTAAAACAGAAGCCTAGTGGCTGATAATTACTTTAAACTGCTTTGATATACAAATCTAAATTCGGTAGCAGAGCAGATCTGAAGTTTTCCTGTAACTGCATCAGAGACCACTCCACTACCAAACAGAGGTAAGCTGCTCCACTTTCCCTCTTTTTCCTGTAGTTTGTCCCCACTACAGTGCACTTTGTATTACCAAACATTACCCAACACAGAGTGAGCATGCCAGCTTCCAGCTTTAGTTTAGTGCACGACTGCATATATTGTTTATGGTGCTAATACTCTACCTTTGGTGATAAAACCAATCTAACAATGACTGAACACAGATGAGTCAAAACATGTCAAATCATACACAGTTCAAAATTACAAAGGATATTCTCTTCTTATTGTCACATTGCTGCAAGGTTTTACATTTCTCACAGtctttaaaaatatacaaatcaattatttaatgttttaagcatatcTTTTATTTAGCCAGTCGGAGGAGTTCTGACCCCGGTGTAGATCGTCTCTTCTGTTGCTGCTttgacttttctcttctctcttttgtccGTTCTAATCTTAGAAAAAGTCGGTGCAGAATAAACCAACGAGTCCTCAGCGCTctgagaaaataacaaaaaatagtttgaagtcaGTATGCTGTTGATAAAGCTGTGCAGAGTATGTATCATGAATTTAGTTTCAACAGCAACATGAGGGTGAAACTTTTGCCCTTTTAGAAATCAGCTACCTGAGAAAAAATAGTCTGAGCAGATATTTATATAAACttacaaaaagcaaaacaatattcCAACAAATGATTCTCGTTGAATCTTTTCTGAAGTATCTCACCTGCTGGCGTCGTCGATCTGCTGCAGGATGTGTTTGCAGAACTTCAGCAGCTGTgatatcaattaaaaacaaagatgtaaacatttaatttacacAAAGATATAAAGTTAATGTTTGCtcaatactttattttatttattggagataATGTTCTGTTACCTTTGCTGGAATCACACGATTTAGTCTTGATGATATGAATCAGGAAAGCTATAATAATCAAGCTTATAGCCAAAGCAGCTGATAACAGAGACAGAGCTATTACGGCCGTCCGATTGTCGGCTCctgaaaacatataaaaacatattgtgtTAAGATGTTTCACTAAAATCTTCCAGGTAGATTcaattgtttgaaaatgaatgttaaaaaatgattcatattgAATGCTCTGCAGTTACCTTTGATGTCAATCTTTTTCCCATTTCCAAACAATGTCTCTCCACATGCGGCCACAGCACAGAAATAAGTCGAGGCGTCGGAGGAGTTGACGGTCTTTGAGAAGCTGTAGACACATTTCTGTGGAGAGTGAGCCTCTGGACTCTCCTCACATCCTCCAGGTCTGTTTCCATGAGTGTAAATGACACTGGGATGATTTTCATCTGATCCAGCTCTGAACCAGAACACTCTGTGTTTCCCTggacatgtgttgttttcagactcAGAGAGAACAGAACACTGCAGAGTCATCAGGTCTCCTGGGTGGACTGGATCCTGTGAAATGTCTTGAACGACTGAGGTGATACTGGGCTCTGGTCCTGAATAAAttcaacacaaagtaaatacgctggatttgttaaaaaatattcaaagtagCTGCAGTTtagaattaagagaaaaacatcctAGAAAGTATGCTGTATGTTTTTTCCTTATTCAGGGGACATTTGGTTGACTGCTCTCATAAATGGTGTTAGGTAttgttttaaagaagttgaagtgcattttatttacctttaatctgcagaaatgttccttttaaaactgtcattttaatACTCTCTCGTTTCACACAAAAGTAAAGTCCAGTGTCCCTGAGTTTTACTCTATTAATAATCACGACAAACGTTCCAGGCTCTTTTTTTGCTGTGAATCCAGGAGTTTCTTCAACAAGGTCAGAATCCATGGCATTGGTTCCGACCAAAACCTCAGGCAAATCACCAGAAACGAGCCGGAGCCAGAATAATTGTGTTGAATACCAAGAAGCATCACGAGGACACGTCAGAGtcacatcatctccaacaccaacagtCTTTGTCTCAAAGTTCTCATAGATGGTGcatcctgaagaaaataaatatatgtcagTGTTTAACAACAGAGAAAGATCATGTACGCTCtgtgctaaaaataaaacatgttaaccCTTAAAAGATCAGAATTAGACGAGAAGATTGGACATAAACTTACGAGCAAGTGTGAGCGTCagtagaaaaacaagaacagacttcattttctccttcgTCCACTTAATACAGCAGTAGAATGAACTCGTATGAGAAGCTGCTTCTCCTTCATAGAACCATATAAAGTAGGAGGGAACAATCACAGAGTAATCTGATTGGCCCTTCATTATGAGGGTATTACTTTACAACCACAGTGGAAATTTTTTTGACCGTCTTTCAAGCTAAAGCACATGAAACAATAGCAGCAGCAAGCTTCTGTTTCAAGTTTTCATGGTGGGTTTCTGTACCTGCTGCTGAGCAGAAACACACTAACTACAGTTTTCTTCAGTATTTTTTCAAACTCAACCAGTGGTTCGTGAAAGCATCAACTTTCCCATTTTGGCAAATACGATGATGGATCTTTCgaaccagaagtgaccatatttggatcTGGATGTGGATACACATTAGTCCCTTACATGCAGCAGTacccccctctctgtgtgtggttTAACATCCTTTTTGGAGtgttctgtgagtgtgtggagTCACATGTCTAGCGAGTGGTCCCTCCCCTAAGGTATATAAGTTGCTGAGACTGAGTGATCTGTTTCGTATTTTTCTTAGCGCTTGAGTGTGCACTGATGAGTCAAATAATCCCCACTGCTGGTGACCAGTCTACTGGGAGCTGCCGGATATTATCTGGTCTGCTGGGGCCCGCAGAGGTCTTGCAGTGCCATTGGCGTGGGAGTCCGCCCCCCTGGATTAGATGGCCTGCGAGTTTCGCAGTCAGGGAGGATCCTGTTGTTCCCTGCCCTCATTCCACACCAGGGCGGAGAAGCAGCAGACCCCAAATCTTTGAGGACTCCAGTCCACTTGTGCCTCAAGTTCAAAGGTTCAATGACCAGGGTGTTTTTAGGCCTTTTTAGGAGTGAGAGTCACCACCATGGTGGCGGGGCAACGTTCTGCTCCCCCCTCATCCAGGGACCTGCTGACAGCCTGACAGTATTACGACGTCATGTACAAGAGGTAttcgtgcttaggcacggttagtcttgtgtagtgtgaccgcgggcctcGCCAGACAGCAGGGGAATGGCGCTgtgggggggcaatcgtgcttgggtacagcacggtacggatggcgagtgtgaccgcgcccgtaggtaccacgagcaggtctgataactgaaggctctacctcccatagtacatttagagactgtaggtaccacaatcaggcctgataactgaaggctctacctcccatagtacatttagagactgtaggtaccacgagcaggcctgatatcTGAAGgatctacctcccatagtacatttagagactgtaggtaccacgagcaggcctgataactgaaggctctacctcccatagtacatttagagactgtaggtaccacgagcagcctgtaccactagcaggcctgataactgaaggctccacctcccatagtacatttagagatcgtaggtaccacgagcaggcctgataaacgaaggctctacctcccgtcgtacattcagagactgtaggtaccacgagcaggcctgataactgaaggctccacctcccgatgtacatttagagactgtaggtaccacaagcaggcctgataaacgaaggctccacctcccatagtacatttagagactgtaggtaccacaagcaggcctgataactgaaggctccacctcccgtagtacatttagagactgtaggtaccacaagcaggcctgataactgaaggctctacctcccgtagtacatttagagaccgtaggtaccacgagcaggcctgataactgaaggctctacctcccgtagttcatttagagactgtaggtaccacgagcaggcctgaaaactgaaggctctacctcccatggtacattcagagactgtaggtaccacgagcaggcctgatagccgaaggctctacctcccatagtacatttagagactgtaggtaccacgagcaggcctgatagccgaaggctctacctcccatagtacatttagagactgtaggtaccacgagcaggcctgataactgaagggtctacctcccatagtacatttagagactgtaggtaccacgagcaggcctgataactgaaggctctacctcccatagtacatttagagactgcaggtaccacgagcaggcctgataactgaaggctctatctcccgtagtacatttagagtcCGTACTTAGacctgcattctgggagcgtAATGTTCCTGAAGGGTAATACAACATTATCagctctttaagataagatttTTCCTGATCAGAGCTTTGTAAGAGAGGaaaggattttaaattatattctagATTTTATTGGGAGCCAGTGCAAAGAAgccaataaaagagaaatgtgatcccttttcctagttcttgTCACtacagctgcagcattttgtacTATTTGAAGAGTTTTCAGAGACTTACCAAGGTAGCTGTCTAGTGTGCAGCCAGCCTTATTTTATGAAGCCATAAACTCCCACTACATATCTCTTGTTGAGGCCAAACAGAGCAGGTACAAACCAGTGAGAGATTAGCACCTCCCCTCTGGCtggtgaaaaacacaataaaaacacttcacattgCTGCCTTTTCCTAAACCtaagttgttgttgtgataCTATTTCTAATAAAAACAGTATTATAGCTCTCTCACTTTAAAGAAGGTAATAGAAAAGTTAAGTTGAACTTCCTGAGATTCAAACAGAGTGCAGCAACAGAAAAAAGCCTCTTTGTATTCACGCCTCGATGTGAAGCCTAACCACAACGGCACTTGAGTTTCCATGCATGACTTGGTCTTCAGCTGtgactgtgaatgtgtgttcatctgtttgtttgtgtgtgtgggcaaaAAGTTGACCACAGGCAGAACACCTAAAAGTTTTAATGCACAGTGAACTAACCACTAGCATGCAAGAAATATCTCCTAAGCTGTTTCTGCTtcatgctttctctctctctcacttaaaGTCAGTAACTTTATATGCACAGTTACGTCCACCTACAGTTACAGCTCAAAAAGGcaattttttttcaacctttatttacacTCGAGACATCATTGAGGGGCGGACTAGACTTTTGGGGTGGAGCATGCTTGAGCAaagtacagattgcctagtgtgagtgcgccctcaaACCTGACTGATATGGGCTCATGATTTTGGTTCTggaaagaaaatctttaaactaGTCATTTATTAAGAATTCTATATTGTTTGGCCTGTAATTATTGAGATTACCCTTGTCACCTCCCTTATGTAGGAGCAGGTGAGGGGTTTGTGGAGCATGCTCAAAACGCCTAGTCTAGTTTGGGTCTGACTGAGGTAGGACGTAGGTCAAGCAGCAGTAAAATCAACTGCTGCTTGCCGGTTTCAGTCCTcatggtttcctgtacacaaaaaaacagggaaTGTGGCAGAACCCTAAACTTGCAATACAATCACTCTGCCAACTAGCCTTTAAGAGGAGTATTGCAGCACTAAGGAGCAAGcatgtttcaacatttaaaggtagaatatgcaatattttacacataaatatagcagaaatccagtatatcctctgaaaataactctgagtcatgactgtcatGAGAGTCCCGTGGTATCTACACACTGTTTACATGGACGAGCCGGctggccggctcatccccttgcgtataaaagttgtttagttgagggactagagaaaagaagaataacatactttactcactgcttatttgaatgtcatgtaagtgtttttagatcacggtcatttggTGTAAATtcacatgcaatgtgaagctaccagcaaactaaagagcgctgcaacgggagacgtggagcagcagtaaaaaatgGCGCACTAAAAAAGCAGACATATATTGTTAATTGACATgcgacatttaaaaggttaccaatcctgccttaTGCTGTGATAGCCTATTTGGGTTGTACATAAAAGTAAGgtgtatttaacttcatcaaaaaaattcaatatttgtgtgtttctgagcacaaacaattacatttgcACATGCTGTCTGACAGACGGCTGAGGTGCTTGGAGGGGGGTCTAGAATGTTGGTGGTCCTAGTGTTAATGGATCAAGCAAATGTGTAAAACTTAAAGTCTTGTATTTACTTAAAATGCTGCAGTGATGATGtcctatttgtgtttttgtgcagaatCTTCAAGGCTCGATTGTAAAGGTGCTCTACAGATTTCTGACAGGTTGTTCTGGGACCAGGCAGCTAAATCAGAAGACAATATGGCACCCTATTATCTCAAAGAAAGATCTGTGGTTTCTGATTGAACATCCCTGAAGTCAACCAGTGGTGTGTAAAAGCATCAACATGTGCATTTTGACAAATACCCCGATGGTTCTTTAGAATCAGAAGAGACCATTTTTGGACCTGGATGTGGATACACAGTCATTTTAACGCACACATGCCCCCTTCTCTGTGTGTGGTTTAACATCCCTTTTGGAGAgttctgtgagtgtgttgagTCGTCCGTGTGCGTATGTTTGCAAACCGTGCGTTGCATTCTATATCGTATAGGCTCCACCCTCTAAGGCTATTGCTATTGGATTTATCACTTGCGAACCTGCGCAGCACTAAAAGAGTTATATGTTGCGGTCCACCCCCATCCACAAGGTGGGCCCCTCCCATGGCAACCTTTTTCTGGAGTGAGAGTCACCACCATGGTGGCGGGGCAGCGTCCTGCTCCCCCCTCATCCAGGGACCTGCTGACGGCCCGTCTGGCAGACCAGTCCCACCAATGTGCCAATCAGGCGTCAGCAGCGACCAACAACCTGTCCAAGCCCATCCACGAGGAGGGCCCCGCCCCAGCTCTCCCCTGAGGTATAAAAGCGACTCAGACTGTGTCATCTGTTCCCTCTTTTCTTCgtgtttgaacttgtttttatgtgaatgtttacatttatatcaGACTCCAAAACAACACCCAGATTTCTTGCTTGATGTGTGGCTTCTGTGAAATTGATGGTAAATGAGCGCTGACTCATGATCCCTCCTGTTTGGGACCGAATACAgttattttgtttgaaaaaggagAAGGCCAAGAATATACCCTTGGGGGACCCCACATGTAATCATTTCAtgttcagaaacatttttacaacctgaaataaagtattttctacCTTGAAAGTAAAGAATACAGCCGTGCAAGTGGAATGACACCACAGTGTTCTGTATTTATGACTTGAGTATTCATAGAGGCCAGTCTGACTTTGGGGCCTTGTAATACCCAGTTATGCCGTTCTTTCAAGCCAAACAGAGTCATAGCAGGTGGcggttcaacatgagtctggttctgatccaggcttctgcctgttcaacatgagtctggttctgatccaggcttctgcctgttcaacatgagtctggttctgatccaggtttcacTTTGTAAAAAGCAATTTTTTTATCTTCCCAttgttactttgctaaatgtttgtcTGCTGATGGATgaattttgtgtttctgtaaatataataaagagtaaaGTGCAGAGCGGCTGTTTTTGTagaaacatttattatgaattggtgctgaacaaataaagattgattgactgaatGATTGATTACCTCCAAATGATAACGAGACGTTTGACAGAACCCTGAAAATGTAAAGCAGATTTAGAAACATATATTTCTTATCCTCCCAACATGTGGTGTGATGTTTCCTCATAAACAAAGCGCTCATGGACTTACAGAAAGAACAACGCAGGAGACCCGGTAAGCCTGAATGTTACAGTCCTTTAATCCAAGGAGGtttgacaaatacattttattatgaatTATAGAATATCATTTGCATACACATACCAATACAGTCACAACCTGAGTGATAGAATATTCATAGCACCTCCTTAAGTTATCTAAGTGTAGATATTTGGAGGTAATCAGCATTTTCTTAAGctttaaacaaactaaaatcaGCTAAATCAAATGTAGCCAAACAGACCTTTTCACTCACTAATTCAAACCAAAATccttcacagcagcacacatcCTTTTCCTCTGCGCTACTTTTGCATCCTTCACTGCACCACGGTCAGCTTTCCTCATGGTGAAGACCACAGCAGAGTAAACTTTAGTCTCCTCATCAATCTGGGCAAAGATAGACATGAGCTGTTAAATGGACAAAAACATAAGGACAACATGAACATCTTTAAATGATTTACCTGTTGATTTTTCACCCTCTCGCTGTTTAATTGCAGGACGACAGCAGCTGgataatgaaacagaaaatacatgcagagttaaaatgaaagatgaagaagGTTTGATGATTTTTTGCTGCTTAGAGAATGAGTTCGTCTAATTACTTGagccaacaaccacagctgttagGAAGATTATAACCCGGCAGAAAAGTGTCTTCCTCCTTCTGAGAACACGTTGTTACATGAAATTGTATAATGCTTTTAGAACGGGTCATCGTCACTAACCTTTAGATTGTTCACTTTCTTCTCTCGGAGTTTGGAAGCAAATGAGAGAAACATTTCCAATCAGAGAAATCACCAAGCAGAGTATCGCTATGACCAGCCCGATCAATTCAAAACTTGCTGTTCGTTCTAGacaagaatgaaaataaaaaagaatgatttaattattaatataatgtGATTACAGTTCAGGTTCAGGTGCGTTTATTTGTACCCTTAAGTAGGTTTGTTTGCAGCCAGCAAGATAACACACAGATTACAGAACAGATGTAACAATGAACAACACATTAGAGAAAGGGGAACTATATATAAACCGactaaaacatcataaaaacccCAAATAATTATAAAAGTGCTCAATGTTCTCACAATAAGAAGCATAAGGGAGAGAGATATCTCAACCAAtaatatcaaaaacaaaaatgatctcTTCAGGCAGGGTCAAAATACGTTTttgacatggaaaaaaaaaaaaatgtttttgcaaatATGGCTACAGCTTGTTCACTTCTGTgatagcagcaggaacaaagctgtttttgtaCCGCTGTGTTCTGCACGTTGGGACTAAAATCCTCCGTCCGGGGAGAAGCTGAAAATCACTGAGCAAAGGACGAGAATCATCGTTTATAATCGAGGTAGCTATCCTCTGCAACTGTCTCAGAGACGCCAGGTAGAGATGAGACTCACCAATCAGACTCACCCCACATACCTCAGAACGGAggtacagagcactgaggtgcagGTTTGACTGAAACCATGACACCAAAGAACAAGACAAGACTGATCCAATAACAGCATGATAAAACATCATCATTATGGTTCATGAAAGTACGACAGTTTcctacagacacaaacactgtttaGACTTTTTACAAAGCGTTAGCTTCAAAGTTAAAATTCAAATCAATGATGGTCCCAATGTTTTTATAAGATTGCACTTACTCAATATTCTGACCTTTGAATAGTGGCATCGTTCACTTGAGTTTTCTTTCTAAAATCAATAATCATATGTTGAGTTTGAGATATGTTCAGCTGGAGGTAAGACTCCTCACACCTGGTACAAACTGGTCATTTACCGGGCCGTGGCTCGTCTCATTCTCTTGAAGCAGACATACAACAACGGAGTCATCGGCATATTTTATAAAGGATGTGTTTTATGATAAATATATGTGTTGAGATCATACCAATCTGCAATGAGACCATCATTTCACACTTTAATCTGCAGATTCTTAGCATAAAAAACGTTTGACCTTCAACATCTACTTTTGTCACATCTCCAAATATGTGCAGTTACAGAAACAGAGCTATTACGGCCGTCTGATTGTCGGCTCctgaaaacatataaaaacatattgtgtTAAGATGTTTCACTAAAATCTTccatgaatgttaaaaaatggtTCATATTGAATGCTCTGCAGTTACCTTTGATGTCAATCTTTGTCCCTTTTCCAAACAATATCTCTCCACATGCGGCCACAGCACAGAAATAAGTCGAGGCGTCGGAGGAGTTGACGGTCTTTGAGAAGCTGTAGACACATTTCTGTGGAGAGTGAGCCTCTGGACTCTCCTCACATCCTCCAGATCTGTTTCCATGAGTGTAAATGACACTGGGATGATTTTCATCTGATCCGGCTCTGAACCAGAACACTCTGTGTTTCCCTggacatgtgttgttttcagactcAGAGAGAACAGAACACTGCAGAGTCATCAGGTCTCCTGGGTGGACTGGATCCTGTGAAATGTCTTGAACGACTGAGGTGATACTGGGCTCTGGTCCTGAATAAAttcaacacaaagtaaatatgcTGGATTTGATAAAAATATTCTCAATTTAGAATGTTTGCTTTtagtaaaaatgatttttatttacctttaatctgcagaaatgttccttttaaaactgtcattttaatACCCTCTTGTTTCACACAAAAGTAAAGTCCAGTGTCGCCGACTTTTGCTTTATCGATAATCATGACAAACGTTccaggtttttgttttgctgtgatTCGAGGAGTTTTGTGAACGTCGTCATATTCAAAGCTAAATGTTCCTCCCAAAACCTCAGGCAAATCTCCAGAAACGAGCCGGA
This is a stretch of genomic DNA from Labrus bergylta chromosome 9, fLabBer1.1, whole genome shotgun sequence. It encodes these proteins:
- the LOC109979401 gene encoding uncharacterized protein — encoded protein: MIIDKAKVGDTGLYFCVKQEGIKMTVLKGTFLQIKGPEPSITSVVQDISQDPVHPGDLMTLQCSVLSESENNTCPGKHRVFWFRAGSDENHPSVIYTHGNRSGGCEESPEAHSPQKCVYSFSKTVNSSDASTYFCAVAACGEILFGKGTKIDIKERTASFELIGLVIAILCLVISLIGNVSLICFQTPREESEQSKAAVVLQLNSERVKNQQIDEETKVYSAVVFTMRKADRGAVKDAKVAQRKRMCAAVKDFGLN